A single window of Columba livia isolate bColLiv1 breed racing homer chromosome 16, bColLiv1.pat.W.v2, whole genome shotgun sequence DNA harbors:
- the MTG2 gene encoding mitochondrial ribosome-associated GTPase 2, with amino-acid sequence MFAVCGAGPGGRAVPAAVSALVPRCGAGRFHWRSAFLLLNPVPLPAGGRQAPFSTTCVRCSKNRRLRQKRVISERKLTRYFVDHRKVRVVGGQGGAGGHSFHSEPRKVFGGPDGGNGGDGGHVILKADQQMKSLSSVLPFYQGFNGERGGRKNCYGANGAYVYVKVPVGTLVKEDGEVVADLTRHGEEYVAAYGGAGGKGNRFFLSNENRAPTLFTPGEPGQDRVLHLELKTTAHAGLVGFPNAGKSSLLRAISNARPAVAAYPFTTLNPHVGIVCYQDYEQVAVADIPGLIKGAHQNRGLGMAFLRHIERCRFLLYVVDLSVSQPWMQLQDLKYELEQYKKGLSERPSVVIANKIDLTESRLNLQLLREQIDERVIAVSALTGDNLEELFLHLRELYNAYVKTERSQGQSPVKW; translated from the exons ATGTTCGCTGTGTgcggggctgggccgggcggcCGGGCGGTCCCGGCGGCTGTCAGCGCCTTGGTGCCGCGGTGCGGGGCCGGGCGGTTCCATTGGCGGtcagccttcctcctcctcaaccCGGTGCCGCTGCCGGCGGGGGGCCGGCAGGCGCCATTCTCCACAACCTGCGTGAGGTGCTCGAAGAACAGGCGGCTGAGGCAAAAAAGAGTGATTTCGGAAAGGAAACTG ACACGCTACTTCGTGGATCACCGCAAAGTGCGTGTGGTTGGAGGccaaggaggagcaggaggtcACTCTTTTCACAGTGAACCCCGAAAAGTGTTTGGAGGTCCTGATGGTGgaaatgggggtgatgggggtcaTGTCATCTTGAAAG ctgaTCAGCAAATGAAATCACTTTCTTCAGTCCTCCCCTTCTATCAAGGTTTTaatggagagagaggaggaCGCAAAAACTGTTACGGAGCTAATGGTGCATACGTGTATGTTAAA GTCCCTGTAGGTACGTTGGTTAAGGAAGATGGGGAGGTTGTCGCTGACCTCACTAGACATGGTGAGGAGTATGTTGCAGCTtatggaggagctggagggaaaGGTAATcgcttttttctttccaatgaAAACCGAGCTCCAACGTTATTCACTCCGGGAGAGCCAGGGCAGGACAGGGTCCTCCATTTGGAACTCAAGACAACAGCTCATGCAGGACTG GTGGGCTTTCCCAATGCTGGCAAATCATCACTTTTAAGAGCAATCTCCAATGCAAGGCCAGCTGTGGCTGCCTACCCATTCACAACCCTAAATCCCCACGTGGGCATCGTCTGCTATCAAGACTATGAACAAGTAGCGG TTGCTGACATTCCTGGCCTAATAAAAGGTGCTCATCAAAACAGGGGCCTTGGGATGGCCTTCCTCAGGCATATTGAACGCTGCCGCTTCCTCTTGTATGTGGTGGATCTCTCTGTGTCTCAGCCTTGGATGCAGCTGCAGGACTTAAAATATGAACTAGAACAATATAAAAAAGGATTGTCTGAGAGGCCTTCTGTTGTCATCGCGAATAAGATCGACCTCACTGAGTCCAGGCTCAATCTGCAGCTCCTTAGGGAACAGATAGATGAGCGGGTCATCGCAGTGTCCGCACTGACAGGGGACAACCTGGAGGAACTGTTCTTGCATTTGAGAGAACTGTACAACGCTTACGTGAAGACAGAACGATCACAAGGGCAAAGCCCAGTCAAGTGGTAG